CGAAAAAACGGTCGTATCGGCAATGGAGCAGTTCTCCACGTACGAAAAGATATACGAGGAGCACGGGGACAAGATTTTCCAGATCAGAACGAGCGACGACCTTGCGGAAATAAGCGCCGGCTCCAGAATCGGCTTTCTTACCCTGATGGAGGGAGCGGACCCGGTAGAGACGCCCGAAAAGCTGGACGAGTTTTACGGGATGGGAGTGCGCATAATAGGGCTTGCCTGGAACGACAGGAACCAGTACGCGTCGGGCAACGACACGGAGGACGGGCTTTCGGACAAAGGGATCGAGCTAATAAGGAGAATGAACGCCCTCGGAATCACTCTTGATCTGTCGCATCTGAATGAAAAGTGCTTCCGGGAGGCGATAGAGCTTACGGAGCTGATACCGGTTGCTACACATTCGAACTCGAGAGCGCTCACGGACCATCCGAGGAACCTGAAGGACGAGCAGCTACAGGCTATCGCGGAGAGGGGCGGGGTCACGGGAATAGTGCTCTACAACCAGTTTCTTAAAACCTCGGACAAAACACCGACGCTGGATGACGTATTCGCCCACGCCGACTACATGATCGAGCTCTGCGGGGAGGACCACGTAGGGATCGGGAGCGATATGGACGGGGCGAGGATAGAGGATTTCCCCGAGGGGTTAAGGAAAATATCCGACCTCCCCAAAATAGCCGATTTCTTCCTTGAAAAGGGTTATGCGGAGGACAGGGTGAGAAAGATTATGGGCGGGAATTTCCTGAGGGTAATCAGGGAGAATCTGACTTAAGAACACAAATATTGTGTTCGGCACGAATCCTCTTTCCATTCA
The DNA window shown above is from Deltaproteobacteria bacterium and carries:
- a CDS encoding dipeptidase, which codes for MTENFFIVDAHEDIAFHLNYFKRDFVAPEKPCMITLPWLVEGNVKLVFNTIFVHPKLKPEKTVVSAMEQFSTYEKIYEEHGDKIFQIRTSDDLAEISAGSRIGFLTLMEGADPVETPEKLDEFYGMGVRIIGLAWNDRNQYASGNDTEDGLSDKGIELIRRMNALGITLDLSHLNEKCFREAIELTELIPVATHSNSRALTDHPRNLKDEQLQAIAERGGVTGIVLYNQFLKTSDKTPTLDDVFAHADYMIELCGEDHVGIGSDMDGARIEDFPEGLRKISDLPKIADFFLEKGYAEDRVRKIMGGNFLRVIRENLT